In Carassius auratus strain Wakin chromosome 49, ASM336829v1, whole genome shotgun sequence, one DNA window encodes the following:
- the LOC113066138 gene encoding rho GTPase-activating protein 29-like isoform X3 yields the protein MFAAGMLQQSSGGLNKRSLGMARLPNSHFFPLSSGSGSWGLGRSAKSSSLSSVSSASDSMDMAGADPDCIMQLVNDVRRFADALLHLKEAFNTKDHQDCLHQLVHERLGELLRVLKAVISKHHSLNSVEILSAAGTLIAKVKGVNFKEVNEDNKQTLFSEIYTSIDTLAFTFGNVVSDFLMGDVENGSALGLPQACRSRSFENLTVESSGCGPEKDDPPGPSPPARVEEMDGALLRNDSGVESALLYAKAWSKYTKELLAWVDKRLNMDIECAKSYAKMAESAKTLAFQQEHMPFRDIYFSAFKNDIEYSQLIMQTTAALQSNKFMQPLQARKNELDKLRKEVKEQWQREQKKMHEAESALKKARLLQTQRQEEYEKARCSTNRVEEDQIGMAGGKLLEKRRKLEEEALQKAEEAQEHYKQCITDVGVKRVDLANTKSEILTQIRELVFQCDLTLKAVTVNWFQMQQVQVVSLPVNFQSLCENSKLYEPGLCYTEFVKSLPSDRTRVESFSFDVCGTQNTGLPLSKRVINSGHSSQVHLSQVSLTPGDFLSADDVESHVQARTGKMTNRRSNSSTDIQALKIQGPFRVWRTSSQGGGMCSDSESAGGSSESRSLDSPTASPGDFKRRLPRTPSTGTMSSADDLDEREPPSPSDNGLSEMITEAASSPGPFRNTQMSKAAQTHKLRKLRAPSKCRECDSLVVFLGAECEECSLACHKKCLETLAIQCGHKKLQGKLHLFAIDFAQAAKNSPDGIPFIIKKCTSEIENRALNIKGIYRVNGAKSRVEKLCQAFENGKDLVELSDLYPHDISNVLKLYLRQLPEPLILFRFYNDFIGLAKESQSIIVDEVEASRGNPTPDSSQVSVELKRVLFKIKDLLRQLPSAHYKTLQFLIQHLHRVTERAEENKMTASNLGIIFGPTLIKPRQADTEVSLSSLVDYPYQALMVELLIRHYEMIFDTPLSPLPPSSPVAESSPIPIKSRFTPREKEQQLSRHSKSLVDIKEPKAKTYKRYSSVIPSTHLMDEVKEGKIRSDKDFAAVDDTVDINKFLSSSVPEMRNSPGLSRRNHVTRVQLRPPRPKLTSRPISMPAERLLNLAKVDECNVKNAVEEDDNHGGDPVIEEVSEEEKPKYRAGNHYRKSYIDTQTLRRTWDKQYKHHEITPKTFVFTTDCPSDSGTNDASVHPTSLTSSSFSEHTNTPSTVLANRPYTIAVRPGRTLRREGNVSEYCPVPTSFRPPRTLQPPPGTFYKPPGSRTKSLTEVELKTSRATANSTEEEEEDDDDDEEEEEEEEEEEGFGVEVSVDEPEPDLDPEPTPEQDAQDTDPLPLPQSPSSSSEELGQNETKPVYQRLRSRRMQDLEHREAHFV from the exons ATCACCAGGACTGTCTGCACCAGCTGGTTCACGAGCGTCTGGGAGAGCTGTTGCGTGTATTAAAAGCTGTGATTTCCAAGCATCACTCCCTGAATTCAGTGGAGATCCTCAGCGCGGCCGGGACCCTCATCGCAAAGGTCAAAG GTGTGAACTTCAAGGAAGTGAATGAAGACAATAAGCAGACACTCTTTTCTGAGATCTACACTTCCATAGATACATTGGCCTTCACGTTTGGCAATGT AGTGTCTGACTTCCTTATGGGAGATGTAGAGAACGGCTCAGCCTTGGGGCTTCCTCAGGCCTGCAGAAGCAGG TCTTTTGAAAACCTGACGGTGGAGTCCAGTGGATGTGGCCCGGAAAAAGATGACCCTCCAG GTCCCTCTCCACCCGCTCGGGTGGAGGAGATGGATGGAGCTTTGCTCCGTAATGACAGCGGGGTGGAGTCGGCCCTGCTTTATGCCAAAGCCTGGTCAAAATATACAAAGGAACTCCTGGCCTGGGtggacaaacgtcttaatatgg ACATTGAGTGTGCAAAGAGCTATGCGAAGATGGCTGAATCTGCAAAGACACTGGCGTTTCAACAG GAGCACATGCCATTCCGGGATATTTACTTCTCTGCCTTCAAGAACGATATTGAATACAGTCAGTTGATCATGCAAACCACAGCTGCTCTACAGTCCAACAAGTTCATGCAG CCTCTGCAAGCTCGAAAGAATGAGCTAGATAAGCTGAGGAAGGAGGTGAAGGAACAATGGCAGAGAGAGCAGAAGAAAATG CATGAAGCAGAAAGTGCGCTGAAGAAGGCCCGGCTCCtgcagacacagagacaggaagAGTACGAGAAAGCACGCTGCTCCACCAATCGAGTGGAGGAGGATCAGATCGGAATGGCTGGAGGAAAACTGCTGGAGAAGAGACGAAAACTGGAGGAGGAGGCTCTGCAGAAG GCAGAGGAAGCCCAAGAACATTATAAGCAGTGCATCACAGATGTCGGGGTGAAGAGAGTGGACCTGGCCAACACCAAGAGCGAGATTCTTACTCAGATTCGAGAACTTGTGTTTCAGTGCGACTTGACCCTGAAAGCA GTGACTGTCAACTGGTTTCAGATGCAGCAGGTGCAGGTGGTTTCCCTGCCTGTGAATTTCCAGTCGCTATGCGAGAACTCTAAACTGTATGAACCGGGTCTGTGTTACACTGAATTTGTGAAGAGTCTTCCCTCTGACAGGACCAGGGTGGAATCGTTCTCCTTTGACGTCTGTGGGACACAGAACACAGG GTTGCCCCTCTCGAAACGAGTGATAAATAGCGGTCACTCATCCCAAGTTCACTTGTCCCAGGTGTCTCTCACACCTGGAGACTTCCTGAGCGCAGATGATGTGGAGAGTCACGTCCAAGCACGCACCGGAAAGATGACAAACAGACGCTCAAACAGCAGTACAGATATTCAAG CTCTGAAGATCCAGGGTCCGTTCCGGGTCTGGAGGACCAGCAGTCAGGGTGGAGGCATGTGCAGTGACTCTGAGAGCGCTGGAGGAAGCAGTGAATCTCGCTCTTTGGACTCCCCTACAGCAAGCCCAG GTGATTTTAAAAGAAGGCTACCCAGAACCCCATCTACAGGCACCATGTCTTCAGCAGATGATCTAGATGAGAGAGAACCACCATCACCTTCAGATAATG GTCTGAGCGAAATGATAACGGAGGCAGCCAGCTCTCCTGGACCCTTCCGCAACACACAGATGTCTAAAGCGGCGCAGACGCACAAGCTGAGGAAGCTCCGTGCACCATCAAAGTGCAGGGAGTGTGATAGTCTTGTGGTATTTCTCGGTGCTGAATGCGAGGAA TGTTCTCTTGCTTGTCATAAGAAGTGTTTGGAAACTCTTGCCATCCAGTGTGGGCACAAAAAGCTACAGGGAAAACTGCATCTGTTTGCTATCGACTTTGCTCAGGCAGCCAAGAACAGTCCTGATGGAATCCCCTTCATTATCAAAAAATGCACCTCAGAGATCGAAAATAGGGCTCTGAACATCAAG ggaATTTACCGTGTTAACGGTGCCAAATCTCGGGTGGAGAAGCTTTGTCAGGCCTTCGAGAACGGCAAAGACCTGGTGGAGCTTTCGGATCTCTACCCTCATGATATCAGCAACGTCCTCAAACTCTACTTACGACAG CTCCCAGAGCCCCTGATTCTTTTCCGATTCTATAACGACTTCATCGGATTGGCCAAAGAGAGTCAGAGTATCATTGTTGACGAGGTAGAGGCATCAAGAGGAAATCCCACCCCAGACAGCTCGCAGGTCAGCGTAGAGCTCAAACGGGTCCTCTTCAAGATCAAAGACCTGCTGCGCCAGCTTCCTTCAGCCCACTACAAAACCCTGCAGTTCCTTATTCAGCACTTGCACAG GGTAACAGAAAGGGCAGAAGAGAACAAGATGACTGCCAGTAATCTGGGCATTATTTTTGGACCCACACTGATCAAGCCCCGACAGGCTGACACAGAGGTCTCCCTGTCCTCTCTGGTGGACTACCCCTACCAGGCCCTGATGGTGGAGCTTTTGATCCGCCATTATGAGATGATCTTCGATACTCCTCTGAGTCCTCTTCCACCTTCCTCCCCCGTAGCAGAGAGCTCTCCAATCCCCATCAAATCACGCTTCACCCCACGGGAGAAGGAGCAACAGCTTAGCCGACATTCAAAGTCCCTGGTGGACATTAAGGAG CCAAAAGCTAAGACGTATAAAAGATATTCCTCCGTAATACCTTCTACACACCTGATGGATGAGGTGAAAGAGGGTAAGATAAGGTCTGACAAAGACTTCGCTGCAg TAGATGATACAGTGGACATCAACAAGTTCCTATCGTCAAGCGTTCCTGAAATGCGAAACTCGCCTGGTCTTAGTCGCCGTAACCACGTCACCAGAGTTCAACTTCGGCCTCCGAGACCCAAGCTGACCTCTCGACCGATCAGCATGCCAGCCGAGCGGCTCCTCAACCTCGCCAAGGTGGATGAATGTAACGTGAAGAACGCCGTGGAGGAGGATGACAACCATGGTGGAGATCCTGTCATCGAGGAGGTGTCCGAAGAGGAGAAGCCCAAGTACAGAGCGGGAAACCATTACAGGAAATCTTACATCGATACGCAGACACTAAGGCGGACTTGGGACAAGCAATATAAGCATCATGAAATCACTCCGAAGACCTTCGTGTTTACGACCGACTGTCCTTCTGATTCCGGGACCAATGATGCCAGCGTTCATCCCACTTCTCTTACGTCTTCGTCTTTCTCAGAACACACCAATACCCCCAGCACCGTTCTTGCTAACAGACCCTACACCATTGCCGTGAGGCCTGGACGGACTTTACGTAGGGAAGGTAATGTTAGCGAGTATTGCCCAGTTCCCACATCCTTCAGGCCTCCCAGAACTCTGCAACCTCCTCCTGGAACGTTCTACAAACCTCCAGGTAGCCGAACCAAATCATTAACAGAGGTTGAGCTTAAGACTAGTAGAGCGACTGCAAACAGcactgaggaagaagaggaggatgacgatgatgatgaggaggaggaggaggaggaggaggaggaggaaggatTTGGGGTGGAAGTCTCAGTTGATGAGCCTGAGCCAGATTTGGACCCAGAACCAACACCAGAGCAGGATGCCCAGGATACAGACCCACTTCCACTCCCCCAGTCTCCCAGCTCTAGTTCAGAAGAGCTCGGGCAAAACGAGACCAAACCCGTATACCAGAGACTCAGATCGCGCCGCATGCAGGATCTCGAACACAGGGAGGCTCATTTTGTTTGA